From a single Metopolophium dirhodum isolate CAU chromosome 6, ASM1992520v1, whole genome shotgun sequence genomic region:
- the LOC132947088 gene encoding uncharacterized protein LOC132947088: MSNQLPSKSDLTNCSVTSDSNSIGLEPIRNFKWTTRLEKCLLLNMVRLKPSGINKHLSILLLKEKITKELQVNIPIKVLWNYVTAKWDIRAADIIENISFDTSEKDFVLPKEFDQLIAEEGEKMKRLDKERSNYEIKKKILLNCGVKTRSKSNSMSFLDLKDGLNVTIPLTLLESSPAETNEVGSDNVPCTRRLLRTNDKLKNSKLDEKNKLKYSEHLNKTTSNQSKDVEKIEKISNFIGRKRKIRHESESSFFSDNTKQWRNYKNNLTDLTISGYTIIGQTIL; encoded by the exons ATGTCAAATCAATTGCCATCCAAATCAGACTTAACTAATTGTTCGGTGACGAGCGACAGCAATAGCATTGGTTTAGAGCCAATTAGAAATTTCAAATGGACTACAAGACTTGAAAAGTGTTTGCTACTAAACATGGTCCGTCTCAAGCCTAGTG GAATTAATAAACACTTAAGTATACTtctactaaaagaaaaaattactaAAGAATTACAAGTTAATATACCAATTAAGGTTCTATGGAATTATGTGACAGCTAAATGGGATATTAGAGCTGCT gatattatagaaaatataagtTTTGATACTAGTGAGAAAGACTTTGTACTACCAAAAGAGTTTGACCAGTTGATTGCTGAAGAAGGAGAAAAAATGAAAAGACTAGATAAAGAAC gttcaaattatgaaattaagaagaaaatattattaaattgtggtGTTAAGACAAGATCCAAGTCTAATTCTATGTCCTTTCTAGACCTGAAGGACGGTCTCAATGTGACGATTCCTTTAACATTATTAGAAAGCTCTCCAGCTGAAACAAATGAAGTTGGATCTGACAATGTCCCATGTACTAGAAGATTATTGCGTACAAatgataaactaaaaaatagtaaacttgatgaaaaaaacaagttaaaatattcggaacacttaaataaaacaacatcaaATCAGTCTAAAGATGtggagaaaattgaaaaaatctcAAATTTTATAGgtcgaaaaagaaaaattagacACGAGTCAGAATCtagttttttttctgataataccAAACAGTGGaggaattataaaaataatttaacagatTTAACCATTTCGGGATATACTATCATTGGGCAGACAATCTTGTAG